One Helicobacter suis HS1 genomic window, CTATTCAAATGCATTGGCAAACCTCTGAGCACTCTCTTATCCACGCTTTTAAGAGAAAAAAAACCACCTATACCCATAACCACAAACCCACTTCTAAAAAAGCCCTAAAAGAGTTCTTTTCTCCTTTAATCTTACACATTTCTAGCCATAAACATGTCCAAGAATTACATGGAGATTTTCTTATAGAACTTTTAGATAGCAGCACACAAAAAGATCTCCTTAACTCTTTTAAACACACCTATGTCTGCTACCAAGAGGCTGTCCATAGTTTACAAGAATTGCAAGCCAAACAACCCCATTTGGATATGCTTAGCGAACTGGCGCGTTTTGAGCTTGCGCAATTACAAAGCCTAGATTTAAGCGATGGAGCGTACGAACGGCTTTTAGAATGCAAAAAAACTTATCAAATGCAAGAAAAACGCAGAGTAGAGATTATAGAAGCCCTCAAAGCACTAGAATACACAAACAAAATCACAAAAGCACTACCCAATACCCAATCTCTAGCCCTAGCCCAAGCTTTAGAAGAAGCCCAAGATTTTTTATTAAACGCCCAATCTAGCCTAGAGGAACTAGAAAATCTAGATATTCAAGCCCTTTTAGACAAAATCAGCCAATTAGGCGCAGTGGTTAAAAAACATGGCAGTGAAGCACAGGCTAGAGCCCATAAAGAGCAATTAATCGCTAACTATGAGCAGTATAACAACCACCAACACCACCTTAAAACCCTGCAAGAAAAAGTAAAGCATTTAGAACAAGAATGTTTGCATTTAGCCTTACAAATCAAAGCAGAGCGCCAAAAACATCTTTCTAACATGCAAGAACTCTTAGAAAGTTACACAGATAAGTTATGGCTTAAAAAACCCATCTTAGAGCTTAAATCAGTGCCACTAGGCGCGCATGGATTAGATCAACTCCAGATCCGTCTGGGCAGTGCTAATACAGAACACATTAGCGCAGGGGAGTCTAATCGCTTGCGTCTAGCGCTTTTAGCTCTTAAGGCTAAATTGTATGCACAAAGGGCTAATCAGATTCTTTTAGTTGATGAATTAGATGCAAATTTAAGCGGGCGCGAAAGTACAAGTGTGGCTGAGATTTTAAAAGAGTTAAGTGTGCATTACCAAGTGATTGCCATTTCTCATGCCCCTCATCTTCCCTCCCTAGCAGAGCGGCATTTCTTAGTTTTTCCAAGTGGCTCGCATACACAGGTTAAACAACTTAGCAAAGACGAGCAAACTTTAGAAATTGCGCGTATGGTAGATGCTAATTTAGGCCAAGAGGCCATTGCTTATGCTAAGATGAAATTAAAACCTAAATGATTCCCTACTCTTTACTTTATCACTTCGCACAGCTACTCAAAGCACAGGCTAAGATCACTATCCGCCATGCCCAAAATATTTTCAGTTTAGACACCCCCGCTTATGCTTTTAAAGCCTGCATGCAAAAGGGTAACAGTTATGTTTATCTGGATAAAACCCCTCTTTTGATCCATAAAACCGCCTTAAACCTAGCTTTAGAAAAACATGCAAGCAATGCTAAGATTGTAGATGTGTATCTAGAGAATGAAGATCGCATTTTAAAAATCACTTTAGAGGGAAAAGAAACCTATAAAAAAACCCACACGATTTTACAATTAGAATTTACAGGCAAGCACAGCAACGCGATTTTACTTAATAGTGAAGGGTATGTGATAGAGGCGCTACATTTTATAGGGTTATCCTCAAGTTATCGCCCTGTGCTTAAAAATAAGCCTCTAGCCCCTCTTAAAAAACCTCCCTTTAGCCGCCCCCCTTTAAAACCTATGGCATTAAAAGAACTGCTACAATCTTTAGAAGAGTTGCACGCTGATCATAGTGCTAAACAATTACAAACCAAAAAAGAGACCCTCAAACGCGCATGGCTTAAAAAGAAAGAGACCTTACAATCTCTTTTAAACCAGCTAAAAAGCCCTGAAGAACTCAAAGAGCAGGCTACAGAAAAACACAACCATGCTTGTTTAATTCTTTGCCACCTGCACACCTTAAAACCTAAAGACCTCTATACAGATACACTAATCTTAGAACAAGAACAGATTAAATTACCTAAAAATGCGCGCTCTTTTAGCGATGCAGCCGATAAACTTTTTAAAGAGGCTAAGAAATGCCAACAAAAAGCTAGCCACATCGGGCTACAAAGAGAAAATCTACTTTCTAAAAGTGCGTTTTTAGATTCTAAAATGGCTCTTTTAGACAAGGCTAGTTTAGAAGAATTGCACATATTAACCCCCCCTAAAAATTCTAAAAAATCCTCTAACACTTGGGAAAGCCTTGAAATTGAAGGGATACGGGTGGGCTTTGGGCGCAATGAAACAGAAAACCGCGCCTTGCTTAAAAACGCGCGTTCAAGAGATATTTGGGCACACATTAAAGACAAGCCAAGCGCTCACATGCTTATCTTTTCTCACCCGAATAACCCCTCCTCAAGTGTTTTATTAAAAGCCTGTAAACTTTTAGCTAAATTAACCTACCCCAAACTCACTAGCCAACAAACTTTAAAAGTGCCTATTGATTACACCCAAAAAAAGCATGTCAAATTCACTAATAAAGGTAAAGCCCATGTAAGTTATACGCATTTTTCTAGCGTGGTGGTTATCTTAGATCATAACGGGCATGATGAGGGTTTTAAACCCCTCATTTTGGACTAAAAAAGGTCGGGTATTCTCATTAAGCAAGAGAGTAAAAGTAGGGGTATGCAGGGCATTAAGTGCATCTAGGACATGGCGGGCATGGACATGGAGAGTAAAACCCTCTAAAGTGGTTTGTGCCTCAATAGAAGTACTAGCAAAGCTAGGGTTTTCATCTTGCAGAGATTCAAATTCAATATAACCCGGATAAAAACAAATTTTGGTGGTACTACTTAAAGCATTTGTGATCTGAATGGCCTCTTTAAATTTCTGTGTATCTAATTCTAGTTGGTGGGTAAATTCAGAGGGGATAATGGCCTGATAATTGGGATATTTGCCACTAATGAGTTTAGAGTATAAAACCATAGAGGCGTTTTTAAAAAAGAGCATGCTAGGTTGATCATGGGTTTCATAAAGCATATCAAAATCGCTTTCAAATAACTTACTAATTTCTAACATCGCCCGTTTGGGTAGGATAAATTCTTGGGTTGTTTTAGTTGTAGGCATATTATCCGGATCCATTTGAACCAAAGCAAGCCGCCTTGTATCTGTAGCCACTAGCTCTAAACGATCTTTAAACACTAAAAGTACACCGCCAAACTCGTATTTAGAAGCGTTGGTGCTGATAACATGGGTTAGTTTTTTAA contains:
- a CDS encoding AAA family ATPase — encoded protein: MIEEIEIKGGLFMHAHLRLSPHLNVISGISGSGKSVLVDCILASVGLKPMPAHSIQMHWQTSEHSLIHAFKRKKTTYTHNHKPTSKKALKEFFSPLILHISSHKHVQELHGDFLIELLDSSTQKDLLNSFKHTYVCYQEAVHSLQELQAKQPHLDMLSELARFELAQLQSLDLSDGAYERLLECKKTYQMQEKRRVEIIEALKALEYTNKITKALPNTQSLALAQALEEAQDFLLNAQSSLEELENLDIQALLDKISQLGAVVKKHGSEAQARAHKEQLIANYEQYNNHQHHLKTLQEKVKHLEQECLHLALQIKAERQKHLSNMQELLESYTDKLWLKKPILELKSVPLGAHGLDQLQIRLGSANTEHISAGESNRLRLALLALKAKLYAQRANQILLVDELDANLSGRESTSVAEILKELSVHYQVIAISHAPHLPSLAERHFLVFPSGSHTQVKQLSKDEQTLEIARMVDANLGQEAIAYAKMKLKPK
- a CDS encoding NFACT family protein; its protein translation is MIPYSLLYHFAQLLKAQAKITIRHAQNIFSLDTPAYAFKACMQKGNSYVYLDKTPLLIHKTALNLALEKHASNAKIVDVYLENEDRILKITLEGKETYKKTHTILQLEFTGKHSNAILLNSEGYVIEALHFIGLSSSYRPVLKNKPLAPLKKPPFSRPPLKPMALKELLQSLEELHADHSAKQLQTKKETLKRAWLKKKETLQSLLNQLKSPEELKEQATEKHNHACLILCHLHTLKPKDLYTDTLILEQEQIKLPKNARSFSDAADKLFKEAKKCQQKASHIGLQRENLLSKSAFLDSKMALLDKASLEELHILTPPKNSKKSSNTWESLEIEGIRVGFGRNETENRALLKNARSRDIWAHIKDKPSAHMLIFSHPNNPSSSVLLKACKLLAKLTYPKLTSQQTLKVPIDYTQKKHVKFTNKGKAHVSYTHFSSVVVILDHNGHDEGFKPLILD
- the dnaN gene encoding DNA polymerase III subunit beta; amino-acid sequence: MIEKTRLEEALKNLIAFTDRKDLTNITSHICLEAKGDLLRLEANDLEMGLCLNLNASILEEGGATFNAKHFLDIASKLEQGELTLQTKENYVHISFKRSKFKLPLFDKADFPTFPSFEDLPFVHFSDTTLGEYFKKLTHVISTNASKYEFGGVLLVFKDRLELVATDTRRLALVQMDPDNMPTTKTTQEFILPKRAMLEISKLFESDFDMLYETHDQPSMLFFKNASMVLYSKLISGKYPNYQAIIPSEFTHQLELDTQKFKEAIQITNALSSTTKICFYPGYIEFESLQDENPSFASTSIEAQTTLEGFTLHVHARHVLDALNALHTPTFTLLLNENTRPFLVQNEGFKTLIMPVMI